The genomic stretch AAGCGGGTGGAGGCATTCATTATGTATCTAGCCGCTATGCCAATTTAACGAATACTGCCACGCTTCAGGGTTACACACTGTTCAATCTTTTCACCGCTTATACTCTTGAAAATTATCGTTTTGCTTTACATGCTCGAAATCTTACTGATGAGATTTATGCTCAATGGAGTGATGTTAACTATTCTGATCAGGTGTTGTTAGGAGCGCCTCGAACTGTTGAATTCAGCGTACAGGCCAGATTTTAATAATGGTTAGAATATTTTTTTGGTTTGTTTCTACTGTTTTTCGATTAAAAATAGTAATCAAGTGTTACACCGTAAGTTCTGGGTGCACCTGGAATTGAGCTTCGAAAACCTTCCAGGCCTACTTGTGCAAGGTCATTTTCAAAAACAATATAGTCTTCATTAGTTATATTCTTGCCCCAGACACTAATCTGCCAGTGCTTGTCCGGGAGAGTCATGCTGGCTCTTAAATTGATTAAGGTGTGATTGTTGCCAGCTGCATTGGCATTGTTAGATGAACTGTAAAATATCTGGTCCTGATAGATTAAATCTGTGCGTAGTACTAGCGCTATGCCATTGCTCATATCGGCGTTATATTCTGCGCCAGCAGTGTAACTATGCTTCGGTGCGCGCTGTAATCGATTCCCGCTAAAGTCAGAGAGTTGGGTGATGTATTCATCATACGTCGCATCTAAGTACGCATAAGTAGCAAATAGTTCTAAACCGCTTACCGGTTGATAGTTAATATCCAGCTCTGCGCCTTTTGAGGTGGCGGTGGCGTTAACGATAAAGAAAGTTAAATCTGGCTGCGAGTCAAAAATTTGGATATCTTCATATTGAGTATGAAATATCACCAGATTCGTACGTAGACTGCGTTGTAACCAATGCAGTTTTACGCCTAGTTCCACTTGCTCTGATAGCTCAGGGTCTAAAGGTGTTTCAGCTTGCGCAGCAGTTGAGGCGAAAGCATTAAAAGCTCCCGATTTAAAACCTTCCGCGTACGATAGATAGACCATGCCCTGATCCCAGCCACTATAATCCAAGCTAAATTTTAATGAAGTGTTTGACCAGTCTTCCTCTGCATCCGCGCCTACTGTGAGTTGCTCGAAGCGTTTTTTTTCATCGGTATAACGCGCGCCTAAGGTGAGATTCCATTGATCTTCCGCCCCCAGAGCTTTGGTCAGCTGAGCAAAGACCGCTTTGCTAGTAGTTTCATTGCTAGCATCTGCCTGCCCGGCTAAGTATTCGCTGCGTTTAATATCATCGGCAAAATAATACAGCCCAATGGTCCAGTCCAGCCCCCACTCCTCCTGGTAGCGGTTCATGCGAAATTCTTGTGATCGCTGTTTAGAATGTTCTTCT from Oceanicoccus sp. KOV_DT_Chl encodes the following:
- a CDS encoding TonB-dependent receptor, translated to MRSTLQLFLNQATPSLLTLIFISALISINSPRIQAESLALEEIVVTVQKRMESINDIPIAITAFGEKMLENASIVSVTNIAQMTPGLALSSYNKTTPAVYIRGIGTNNSHVADDPSVSIFIDDVYISRPGSFDTQLFDLQRIEVLRGPQGTLWGKNVAGGAIVMVTRQPGSEFEGRLSATTGNYNLQQAGFYFNGPLNDKLMGKIAGSQSQRDGYIENSRIGGDVNNADVTTFRGALLWKPNEHIDVQWNLDQSKDDNNGTGRVALAAKPGPASFFPTPEHFNNYAKTSTYTNGLMERDAKGSSLQLNYEVDDTKFTSITAYRDNDYTFVDPLLPFDITPFVPLGFPEFFEQFATNSAEEHSKQRSQEFRMNRYQEEWGLDWTIGLYYFADDIKRSEYLAGQADASNETTSKAVFAQLTKALGAEDQWNLTLGARYTDEKKRFEQLTVGADAEEDWSNTSLKFSLDYSGWDQGMVYLSYAEGFKSGAFNAFASTAAQAETPLDPELSEQVELGVKLHWLQRSLRTNLVIFHTQYEDIQIFDSQPDLTFFIVNATATSKGAELDINYQPVSGLELFATYAYLDATYDEYITQLSDFSGNRLQRAPKHSYTAGAEYNADMSNGIALVLRTDLIYQDQIFYSSSNNANAAGNNHTLINLRASMTLPDKHWQISVWGKNITNEDYIVFENDLAQVGLEGFRSSIPGAPRTYGVTLDYYF